In a genomic window of Anaerolineae bacterium:
- a CDS encoding D-galactonate dehydratase family protein — MKITEIRVIVTCPTRNYVLVKVMTDQDGLYGVGDGTLNGSELAVAQAIEHASHLLIGRDPLATEDAWQLLYYWSYWRGGPIFAAALGAIDLALWDIKGKVAGLPVYQLLGGRSREGVACYGHAYGRDPAEVEEDVRRFLENGYKYVRAQLRGGYGGYGGPGMVRYEPSTQPNIPGTDFFNPAPYLISTVKLFEHLRKALGEEVELLHDVHEQLTPIEAAWLAKRLEPYRLFFLEDPLRPEHKESFQLVRAASTTAIAMGELFTSRWDCLPLFQKQWIDFIRIAPIHVGGITEARKICALAETFQIRTAFHGAADIGPIGQAAAVHLDLAIPNFGVQEWVTFPDLVHEVMPGACVFRAGYAYPHEKPGLGVDINEELAKKYPYQRAYMPIVRRVDGSMHVY; from the coding sequence ATGAAAATCACTGAAATACGCGTGATCGTGACCTGCCCAACCCGCAATTACGTCCTCGTGAAGGTCATGACCGATCAGGATGGCCTCTACGGCGTAGGCGATGGCACCCTCAACGGGAGCGAGCTAGCCGTGGCCCAAGCCATCGAACACGCCTCGCACCTGCTCATCGGGCGCGATCCGCTGGCCACTGAGGACGCCTGGCAACTGCTCTACTACTGGTCGTATTGGCGCGGCGGGCCGATCTTCGCCGCGGCGCTGGGGGCCATTGATCTAGCCCTATGGGACATCAAGGGCAAGGTGGCCGGCCTTCCGGTTTACCAACTGCTGGGAGGCCGATCGCGAGAGGGGGTCGCCTGCTATGGCCACGCCTACGGACGCGATCCCGCTGAGGTCGAAGAGGACGTGCGTCGGTTCCTGGAAAATGGATACAAGTACGTTCGAGCGCAACTGCGTGGCGGCTATGGCGGCTATGGAGGGCCGGGGATGGTCAGATACGAGCCCTCCACCCAGCCTAACATCCCGGGCACCGATTTCTTCAACCCAGCTCCATACCTGATCAGCACAGTCAAGCTCTTCGAGCATCTACGCAAGGCACTGGGCGAGGAAGTTGAGCTTCTACACGATGTACATGAGCAACTGACACCTATCGAGGCGGCCTGGCTGGCCAAACGGCTAGAGCCGTATCGCCTCTTCTTCCTAGAGGATCCCCTCCGCCCAGAGCACAAGGAGAGCTTTCAACTCGTCCGCGCCGCCTCCACGACCGCGATCGCCATGGGCGAGCTCTTCACTTCTCGCTGGGACTGCTTGCCACTCTTCCAGAAGCAGTGGATCGATTTCATCCGCATTGCGCCCATCCACGTGGGAGGGATCACCGAGGCGAGGAAGATCTGCGCCCTGGCTGAGACGTTCCAGATCCGCACCGCCTTCCACGGCGCCGCTGATATCGGCCCCATTGGCCAGGCAGCCGCTGTGCACTTAGATCTGGCTATCCCCAATTTCGGCGTGCAGGAATGGGTAACCTTCCCTGATCTGGTGCACGAAGTCATGCCGGGAGCCTGCGTTTTTCGCGCAGGATATGCCTATCCCCATGAAAAGCCAGGGTTGGGTGTGGACATTAACGAAGAGCTGGCAAAGAAATATCCCTATCAGCGGGCGTATATGCCTATTGTCCGTCGGGTGGATGGCAGTATGCACGTCTATTGA
- a CDS encoding glucose 1-dehydrogenase has product MADQLDIKEITELRSLYESISPRYPELRGQVAVITGSSRGIGKGIAIRLAREGMRVVINGRNPETVMATAEALRELGAEALAIPGDVSRTQEVDHLFQKTLSAFGTVDLLVNNAADLQRVHFFEVDEALLDYQLASNIRGPYLCACRAAEVMRRAGRGNIVHISSVGGLRAHWQGLPYDVTKGAIDAMTRAMALELAVYGIRVNAVAPGAIRTEHTPAPDHPAAQAVAQRIPLGRFGLPLEIGAAVAFLASPDASYITGQVLYVDGGITAQLSPPGQPI; this is encoded by the coding sequence ATGGCGGACCAACTCGACATAAAAGAAATCACGGAACTGCGTTCGCTCTACGAGTCCATTTCACCTCGCTATCCAGAGCTCAGGGGACAAGTGGCCGTTATCACCGGCTCCAGCCGCGGCATCGGTAAAGGGATCGCCATCCGCCTGGCCCGCGAGGGCATGCGGGTCGTGATCAATGGCCGCAACCCTGAAACAGTAATGGCCACAGCAGAAGCGCTACGCGAGCTGGGAGCTGAGGCCTTGGCCATCCCAGGCGACGTGAGCCGAACGCAGGAAGTAGACCATCTGTTTCAGAAGACGCTGAGCGCCTTTGGGACGGTGGACTTGCTAGTCAACAATGCCGCTGATCTCCAACGGGTTCACTTTTTCGAGGTAGATGAAGCCCTGCTAGACTACCAACTGGCCAGCAATATCAGAGGCCCTTATCTATGTGCCTGTCGGGCTGCCGAGGTGATGCGGAGAGCCGGACGGGGGAACATCGTTCATATCAGCTCCGTCGGCGGGCTGCGCGCGCATTGGCAGGGCTTGCCCTACGATGTCACCAAAGGGGCAATAGACGCTATGACCCGCGCCATGGCGCTGGAGCTGGCCGTTTACGGTATCCGCGTCAATGCTGTCGCGCCAGGGGCTATTCGTACCGAACACACGCCTGCTCCGGATCACCCAGCCGCACAGGCTGTCGCCCAGCGCATCCCCTTGGGCCGCTTTGGCTTGCCCTTGGAAATTGGCGCCGCCGTCGCGTTCTTGGCCTCGCCCGATGCCAGCTATATCACGGGCCAGGTCCTCTACGTAGATGGCGGGATCACAGCGCAACTGAGCCCGCCCGGACAGCCGATTTGA
- a CDS encoding ABC transporter ATP-binding protein gives MTALMELQNVTKVFTRGMLHKSATIALEDISLSIEEARAGADFGSIITVAGESGSGKTTLGLLLLGFLAPTRGRVLYKGKDLQKLSRKERLEFRREVQAIFQDPFAVYNPFYKVDHILSVPIAKFHLAKSKTEAYTLIEQALLGVGLRPEETLGRYPHQLSGGQRQRVVVARALLLKPKLIIADEPVSMVDASLRAIILESLYKLNRDFGISILYITHDLTTAYHISHYIVVLYQGSVMEAGSVDQIIKEPRHPYTQLLIDSIPWPDLKRRWGQTQTIIREDVSTETNRGCKFANRCSYAMDQCRKIPPPLFQTESQRAVACYLYEGSPSIAKEELSKLFSRK, from the coding sequence ATGACCGCTTTAATGGAGCTCCAGAACGTTACTAAGGTGTTCACTCGAGGTATGCTGCATAAGAGCGCCACCATTGCCCTCGAGGACATTTCTCTTTCCATAGAAGAAGCCAGGGCAGGCGCTGATTTTGGTTCGATCATCACAGTGGCTGGCGAGAGTGGAAGCGGCAAGACAACCCTGGGGTTGCTGCTCTTAGGGTTTCTGGCTCCAACGCGAGGAAGAGTCCTATACAAGGGCAAAGACCTTCAGAAATTGTCTCGTAAAGAACGGCTCGAATTCCGACGAGAAGTTCAGGCGATCTTTCAAGATCCCTTTGCTGTGTATAACCCCTTTTACAAAGTTGATCACATCCTCAGCGTTCCTATAGCCAAGTTTCACCTCGCTAAGTCGAAGACAGAGGCCTATACTCTAATTGAGCAAGCTCTGTTAGGAGTAGGATTACGCCCGGAGGAGACTCTTGGCCGTTATCCACATCAGTTGAGTGGAGGCCAGCGACAACGTGTCGTGGTAGCGCGAGCCTTGCTGTTGAAACCTAAGCTCATCATTGCGGATGAGCCTGTCTCAATGGTTGATGCCTCTTTGCGCGCTATAATCCTGGAGAGCCTGTACAAACTAAACCGAGATTTCGGTATCTCTATCCTATACATCACTCATGACTTGACCACGGCATATCACATCAGCCACTATATCGTTGTCCTTTACCAGGGCTCCGTGATGGAAGCTGGTAGTGTGGACCAGATCATCAAAGAGCCACGACATCCCTATACGCAGCTTTTGATAGATTCTATCCCCTGGCCTGACTTGAAGCGGAGATGGGGACAAACACAGACCATCATTAGAGAAGATGTATCAACTGAAACTAACCGAGGATGTAAGTTTGCCAATCGTTGCTCTTATGCGATGGATCAGTGCCGCAAGATCCCACCCCCTCTTTTCCAAACTGAAAGCCAACGCGCCGTAGCTTGTTATCTTTATGAAGGATCCCCAAGCATTGCAAAAGAGGAACTCTCGAAGTTGTTCTCTCGAAAGTAA
- a CDS encoding ABC transporter ATP-binding protein, with translation MNGHVLQVNELRVYYHTDAGVVKAVEGVSFSLERGTRLGLVGESGSGKSTVALASMRLIKPPGRIEGGQILLEGRDLLRLSEEEMRQIRLSQISLIPQGAMNSLNPVMRIKDQIIDAIKAHNGHMDTLAYEDRVREVLELVELDPKVASMYPHELSGGMKQRVCIAIAISLHPKVILADEPTSALDVVIQRQVMETIARLQERLGISVILIGHDMGLMAQFVDRLAVMYAGRLVEMGAVYDIFTRPLHPYTQLLISSLPTLESKGVFKGIPGLTPSLLDVPPGCVFHPRCPQTMDICSRQIPSFQPVEFGRSVACHLYRTEQ, from the coding sequence GTGAACGGTCACGTGCTTCAGGTCAACGAGTTACGGGTGTATTATCATACCGACGCTGGAGTGGTGAAAGCAGTTGAGGGGGTGAGTTTCAGCTTGGAAAGGGGAACCAGACTGGGCCTAGTAGGAGAGTCAGGGTCTGGCAAATCTACTGTAGCACTTGCCTCCATGCGGTTGATTAAACCGCCGGGCCGAATCGAAGGAGGGCAAATCCTCTTAGAAGGTCGCGACTTGCTTCGACTCTCTGAAGAGGAGATGCGCCAAATTCGGTTGAGCCAGATCAGCCTGATCCCGCAAGGGGCTATGAATTCCCTTAACCCCGTAATGCGCATCAAGGATCAGATTATAGACGCCATAAAGGCCCACAACGGCCATATGGACACCCTGGCGTATGAAGATCGGGTGCGTGAGGTCCTGGAGCTAGTGGAATTAGACCCAAAAGTAGCCTCGATGTACCCGCATGAGCTGAGCGGAGGCATGAAGCAGCGAGTTTGCATCGCTATCGCTATCTCCCTGCATCCCAAGGTGATCCTAGCCGATGAGCCAACTAGCGCCCTAGATGTGGTCATTCAGCGGCAAGTGATGGAGACCATCGCGCGGCTTCAGGAGAGGCTGGGGATCTCAGTCATTTTGATCGGACACGATATGGGGCTAATGGCTCAGTTTGTAGACCGCTTAGCAGTGATGTATGCTGGAAGGCTGGTGGAGATGGGGGCTGTTTATGACATCTTTACCCGGCCTTTACACCCGTATACCCAACTACTGATCAGCAGTTTGCCCACCTTGGAAAGCAAGGGGGTCTTTAAGGGCATCCCCGGCCTTACCCCTTCGCTTTTAGATGTGCCACCCGGATGTGTGTTCCATCCTCGATGCCCTCAAACGATGGATATCTGCTCTCGACAAATCCCATCGTTTCAGCCTGTTGAGTTCGGACGTTCGGTTGCTTGCCACCTATATAGGACAGAACAATGA
- a CDS encoding ABC transporter permease, whose product MAAPANRLLNFWRYTRRNPTLGAGLALLLFLLLFAGVGALLVDPQKAYPLAAPPNKPPSLEYPLGTDSQGRDLLVAMIVGTRLTLRIGLIAGAIGLGVGTILGFLAAFYGGVLDTIIRWIVDVLLTVPGLLVLVVIASSLKREMTVEGMALVVALLAWMWPTRTIRAQVLTLRERPFVMMARLSGMSGPEIIVKELMPNLLPYLAASFVGSVASAILASIGLEALGLGPMREPTLGMTIYWVIYYSAFLRGLWWWGLSPITVIVILFVGLFLLAAGLDELANPRVRRAA is encoded by the coding sequence ATGGCGGCACCTGCGAACAGGTTGCTAAACTTCTGGCGCTACACGCGACGCAATCCCACGCTTGGAGCTGGATTGGCATTATTGCTGTTTCTGTTGCTCTTTGCTGGGGTAGGGGCTTTGTTGGTGGATCCCCAGAAGGCTTACCCGCTGGCCGCACCCCCCAACAAACCGCCGTCGCTAGAGTATCCCTTGGGCACTGATAGCCAAGGAAGGGACCTGCTAGTCGCCATGATTGTGGGCACGCGCCTCACCTTACGGATCGGCCTGATCGCGGGTGCCATCGGCCTGGGCGTTGGGACTATCTTAGGCTTTCTTGCAGCCTTTTACGGCGGTGTCTTGGATACCATCATCCGTTGGATCGTTGATGTGCTACTCACGGTACCAGGGCTTTTGGTCCTGGTGGTCATCGCTTCGTCTCTGAAGCGCGAAATGACAGTGGAAGGCATGGCTCTTGTCGTAGCCCTTCTGGCTTGGATGTGGCCTACCCGCACAATCAGAGCTCAAGTGCTTACTTTGCGAGAGAGGCCCTTTGTGATGATGGCCCGGCTCTCCGGCATGAGCGGACCGGAGATTATCGTCAAAGAGCTTATGCCAAATCTTTTACCTTATCTAGCCGCTAGTTTTGTAGGCTCAGTCGCCTCCGCTATTTTGGCTTCTATCGGGCTAGAGGCTCTGGGCTTAGGGCCGATGAGAGAGCCTACATTAGGGATGACCATCTATTGGGTGATCTATTATTCTGCCTTCCTGCGTGGGCTATGGTGGTGGGGACTCTCCCCTATCACAGTCATTGTCATCCTGTTTGTGGGGCTTTTCCTGCTAGCTGCTGGGCTAGATGAGTTGGCTAATCCCCGGGTTCGGAGGGCTGCGTGA
- a CDS encoding ABC transporter permease — protein MIKAYEAQFGLDKPLWQQYLNYLGNMARLDLGYSIANYPKTVLELIGEALPWTIGLLTVTTLIAFAFGTLVGALIAWPKGPRFLRFLIPPLMTLSSVPYYLLGLLLIYFLAFRTRLFPLGGGYSIGMIPAFNLAFISDVLKHSVLPALSVVLAGAGFWALGMRGMMVTVEGEDYITFAEAKGLKEGRIFFWYAVRNALLPQVTSLALSLGQVVSGFVLVELVFGYPGMGTLLARSITYLDYFTIYGIVFVLILAIGLAMLIMDILYPLLDPRISYERR, from the coding sequence ATGATCAAGGCTTACGAAGCCCAGTTCGGTCTAGATAAGCCCTTGTGGCAACAGTACCTGAATTATTTGGGTAATATGGCTCGTTTGGATCTGGGATACTCCATCGCTAATTATCCGAAAACAGTGCTGGAGCTTATCGGTGAAGCCTTGCCTTGGACTATCGGACTTCTGACTGTGACGACCCTTATTGCTTTTGCCTTTGGAACTTTGGTAGGGGCCTTAATTGCCTGGCCGAAAGGGCCGAGATTCTTGCGTTTTTTGATCCCACCCTTAATGACACTTTCGTCTGTACCCTATTACCTACTTGGTCTTTTGTTGATCTATTTTCTGGCTTTTCGCACTCGACTTTTTCCCTTGGGAGGCGGTTACTCTATCGGCATGATCCCTGCCTTTAACCTCGCTTTCATTAGTGATGTGCTCAAGCACTCCGTCTTGCCTGCCCTTTCTGTCGTGTTAGCTGGAGCTGGGTTTTGGGCCCTGGGAATGCGAGGAATGATGGTAACAGTAGAAGGGGAAGATTACATCACCTTCGCCGAGGCCAAGGGCTTGAAAGAGGGGCGGATTTTCTTCTGGTATGCTGTTCGAAATGCCTTGCTCCCCCAGGTGACCTCTTTGGCCCTCTCCCTAGGGCAGGTGGTGTCAGGTTTTGTCTTAGTGGAGTTGGTTTTTGGCTACCCTGGTATGGGGACGTTACTAGCCAGATCCATTACCTATCTCGATTATTTCACGATCTATGGCATTGTTTTTGTGTTGATCCTGGCCATCGGCCTAGCTATGCTGATCATGGACATCCTCTATCCCTTACTAGACCCCCGTATTAGCTATGAGAGGAGATAG